One genomic region from Bos indicus isolate NIAB-ARS_2022 breed Sahiwal x Tharparkar chromosome 17, NIAB-ARS_B.indTharparkar_mat_pri_1.0, whole genome shotgun sequence encodes:
- the PGRMC2 gene encoding membrane-associated progesterone receptor component 2: MAAGDGDVNLGTLGSGSESSSDGSSESPGGAGAAAEGGSCLATALALLTGGGEMLLNVALVALVLLGAYRLWVRWGRRGLGAGAGAGEESPAASLPRMKKRDFSLEQLRQYDGSRNPRILLAVNGKVFDVTKGSKFYGPAGPYGIFAGRDASRGLATFCLDKDALKDEYDDLSDLNAVQMESVREWEMQFKEKYDYVGRLLKPGEEPSEYTDEEDTKDHNKQD, from the exons ATGGCGGCGGGTGATGGGGACGTGAATTTAGGCACCCTGGGGAGTGGCAGCGAGAGCAGCAGCGACGGTAGTAGCGAGAGCCCGGGCGGCGCGGGAGCGGCAGCAGAAGGGGGCAGCTGCTTGGCAACGGCGTTGGCGCTTCTGACGGGGGGCGGGGAGATGCTGCTGAACGTGGCGCTGGTGGCGCTGGTGTTGCTGGGGGCCTACCGGCTGTGGGTGCGCTGGGGGCGGCGGGGTCTGGGCGCCGGGGCCGGAGCGGGCGAAGAGAGCCCCGCTGCCTCTTTGCCTCGTATGAAGAAGCGGGACTTCAGCTTGGAGCAGCTGCGCCAGTACGACGGGTCTCGCAACCCGCGCATCCTGCTTGCGGTCAATGGGAAAGTCTTCGACGTGACCAAAGGCAGCAAGTTCTACGGCCCGG cggGTCCATATGGAATATTTGCTGGTAGGGATGCCTCCAGAGGACTGGCAACATTTTGCCTAGATAAAGATGCACTTAAAGATGAATATGATGATCTCTCAGATTTGAATGCTGTACAAATGGAGAGTGTTCGAGAATGGGAAATGCAGTTTAAAG AAAAATATGATTATGTAGGCAGACTCCTAAAACCAGGGGAAGAACCGTCAGAATATACAGATGAAGAAGATACcaaggatcacaataaacaggaTTGA